From a region of the Arachis ipaensis cultivar K30076 chromosome B09, Araip1.1, whole genome shotgun sequence genome:
- the LOC107615688 gene encoding uncharacterized protein LOC107615688, whose product MGFINGKASSKKQVTIEEKNQEELKEKDEEPPASKKGKQIIEEHSQEQRKEVKPYTPPQSYPQILQKELKDQQFLKFLEVFKKLEINIPLAEALEQMPLYAKFLKEIINKKRNWNEKEMVILTQECSAVIQKWLPPKLKDPGNFILSCIIGNVTLEKALCDLGASINLIPLSLMKKLSIDKVRPTRMSLQMVDRSLKIPNRVVENLLVKIGEFIFPNDFVILDIEEEGHNSIILGRPFLATARAIIDIEKGEMTLRVHGEKMIINVFKAMQHPPEKEKHMRVEMIEELEEELLEANEWEEETEVEQDILEEEVVEVSFEGKTEQRPK is encoded by the coding sequence atggggtttatcaatggcAAGGCTAGCAGTAAGAAGCAAGTGACAATTGAAGAAAAGAACCAAGAAGAGCTCAAGGAGAAGGATGAGGAACCACCAGCTTCAAAGAAGGGGAAGCAGATTATTGAGGAACattcacaagaacagaggaaagAAGTGAAGCCTTACACTCCTCCTCAATCATATCCTCAAATATTGCAAAAGGAGCTCAAAGATCAACAGTTCCTAAAGTTTTTAGAAGTTTTTAAGAAGCTAGAGATCAATAtcccacttgctgaagcattggagcaaatgcctctatatgctaAATTCCTCAAAGAGatcatcaacaagaagagaaacTGGAATGAGAAGGAAATGGTGATCTTAActcaagaatgcagtgcagtaatCCAAAAATGgctcccaccaaaactcaaggatcctgGGAATTTCATCCTATCATGCATCATAGGCAATGTGACTTTGGAAAAAGCCCTCTGTGATTTGGGTGCCAGCATTAATTTGATACCTCTTTCATTGATGAAAAAGCTTTCGATAGATAAAGTCAGACCTACCAGAATGTCACTCCAAATGGTTGATAGATCACTCAAGATACCAAATAGAGTTGTGGAAAATTTGCTGGTGAAAATAGGAGAATTCATATTCCCTAATGATTTCGTCATCTTAGACATAGAAGAAGAAGGACACAACTCAATTatcttaggaagacctttcctagccacagcaagggctataATTGATATAGAGAAAGGAGAAATGACCCTCAGAGTGCATGGTGAAAagatgatcatcaatgtctttaaagCCATGCAACATCCACCTGAGAAGGAAAAGCATATGAGGGTGGAGATGATAGAAGAATTGGAGGAGGAGCTACTTGAAGCCAATGAATGGGAAGAGGAAACTGAAGTGGAACAAGACATCCTAGAAGAGGAAGTAGTAGAAGTCTCCTTTGAAGGCAAGACAGAACAGAGGCCAAAATAA